GACCGGTCGTTCGCGCTGGGCCTCGTCATCGGCCGCAGTCCTGACGTCATCGCCGCCGACCCGTTCTTCCACGCCTTCATCGCCGGCGTCGAGAGCGAGTTCTCCACGTCGGGTCAGGTGCTCGTGCTCGCCGCGGCGACGCCCGGACGCGCAGAGGCGGAGACCTACCGTGGCCTCGCCGCCGACAAGCGGGTCGACGGTGTCATCCTCACCGACCTCAGGGCCGGCGACGAGCGGATCCCGCTCGTGTCCGAGCTCGGCCTCGCCGCCGTGACCTTGGGGCGGGCCGACCATCCCTCGCCGTTCCCGGCCGTCGCGGTCGACGACGGCGCCGGCATCCGCACCGCCGTGGAGCACCTCGTGTCGCTCGGGCACCGGCGCATCGCGCACGTGGCCGGTCCCTCGGTCATGCTGCACGGCCACCGACGCGCGGTGGCGTTCCAGGACGCCGTTCGCGAGGCCGGACTCGATGCCACGCTCGTCGTCGAGACCGACTTCTCGGCGAGCGCCGGCGCCCGCGCGACCCGCGAGCTCCTCGCGCGCGGTGACCGCCCCACCGCGATCGTCTACTCCAACGACCACATGGCGATCGCGGGTCTCGCCGCAGCCCGGCGCGCCGGCATCGCCGTGCCCGAGGCGCTCTCCATCACGGGCTTCGACAACACCGAG
This DNA window, taken from Agromyces sp. 3263, encodes the following:
- a CDS encoding LacI family DNA-binding transcriptional regulator; this translates as MQHMTDAMDADGVAPAAAAPKAARPTIADVAARAGVSKGLVSFALNDRPGVSADTRDRILAVAEELGFRPSVRARSLSVDRSFALGLVIGRSPDVIAADPFFHAFIAGVESEFSTSGQVLVLAAATPGRAEAETYRGLAADKRVDGVILTDLRAGDERIPLVSELGLAAVTLGRADHPSPFPAVAVDDGAGIRTAVEHLVSLGHRRIAHVAGPSVMLHGHRRAVAFQDAVREAGLDATLVVETDFSASAGARATRELLARGDRPTAIVYSNDHMAIAGLAAARRAGIAVPEALSITGFDNTELADHVFPSLTSVATDAAAWGAVAARTLLASIAGESPADVDLDAPRLVVRESTTDAPT